Proteins from a single region of Desulfolutivibrio sulfoxidireducens:
- the pseG gene encoding UDP-2,4-diacetamido-2,4,6-trideoxy-beta-L-altropyranose hydrolase, which produces MNAMNTNDNVFAVRVDAGERIGIGHLMRCLTIARRLRQCGKQVHFLLTPLPRQIEKLFQSYQFAYKYMHADAASLVDAAQTLSIVKELGASWLIVDGYPFGTEYQKRVYTDFFGLMLIDALGSPQHNYAHILLNPNIYAREEYYTAREPRTKLLLGLEYLPIRPEFTSYTPRQRLASQPLRNVLVSLGGSDPDNVTGAVIQFFMEFPAPLHCKIVLGPASQHVKMLEKMADSHTGRFEVLHSPDDMPGLMDWSDVAVLAGGSTVWEAFTMGVPCILLSYADNQLRVAPRLGELEYALYSGHFNGRLPTKFDDDMNAFFHNGDLRASFSTRVRKLIDGQGSVRIVTEMLAGY; this is translated from the coding sequence ATGAATGCAATGAATACAAATGATAACGTCTTTGCGGTTCGGGTTGATGCTGGTGAACGCATCGGCATTGGACATTTGATGCGCTGTCTGACAATCGCCCGGAGGTTGCGCCAATGCGGAAAACAAGTGCATTTTCTTCTCACTCCTCTTCCTCGACAGATCGAAAAGTTGTTCCAATCATATCAGTTTGCCTACAAATACATGCACGCCGATGCGGCAAGCCTGGTTGACGCGGCTCAGACCCTTTCCATTGTCAAAGAATTAGGCGCTTCATGGCTCATTGTTGACGGGTATCCATTCGGAACCGAATATCAGAAAAGAGTCTATACGGATTTTTTTGGCCTCATGTTGATCGACGCGCTTGGCAGTCCGCAGCATAATTATGCGCATATCCTCTTAAACCCGAATATCTACGCGCGGGAAGAGTATTATACAGCCAGGGAGCCACGGACAAAGCTGCTTCTTGGGCTTGAGTATCTTCCGATCAGGCCGGAGTTCACATCATATACCCCAAGGCAGAGACTGGCCTCTCAACCCTTACGCAACGTTTTGGTGAGTCTTGGGGGGAGTGATCCAGACAATGTCACCGGTGCTGTCATTCAATTTTTTATGGAATTTCCAGCTCCATTGCATTGTAAAATCGTTCTTGGTCCGGCAAGTCAGCATGTCAAGATGCTTGAAAAAATGGCGGATTCCCACACTGGAAGGTTTGAGGTGCTTCACTCCCCCGATGATATGCCAGGTCTCATGGATTGGTCGGATGTTGCCGTTCTGGCCGGAGGATCAACGGTATGGGAAGCCTTCACTATGGGCGTGCCTTGCATTCTGTTGAGCTATGCCGACAATCAGCTCAGAGTCGCTCCCAGGTTGGGAGAACTCGAGTATGCATTATATTCCGGACACTTCAATGGACGCTTGCCAACAAAGTTCGATGATGACATGAATGCTTTTTTTCACAATGGAGATCTCCGGGCGTCTTT
- a CDS encoding glycosyltransferase — MQSMYGISILISLQDDEQNLDALLNSFFQTNSHTSFEILIIESESRKSTRRISSKYATKGFIRHLSFAKTTSLYLSYNYAASQATHPNLLFMDSGIVYTSDVIPLALSTLADSKIGAVGVNLVDAQPTGKSANILHSGIQFAWDEKHDSFQPHCIREQKTKNIFPALSGTFLVCRNEDFQSLNGFSTAFNNGFGDIDFCLRLHRELHKQCFCINTMSLQISTSKSILESSEKHQELFKKTWSEYISSFVMHTSTVNPGRERQIQGEDRTFENNKSQSPVSASLPGSPNPALTQKSLHTHAPQGKILPNIKSETILRGWLCLPDASMNPTAIVQIDDHFSTEVQGNIPCADVAHTESGYFGFELIVPLKFTDGKTHHVKLLDKRSRVVLDEARQTWRISRAFKDFSGFLSHSVTMPLLLSPFREEDKRCFGVMENIADDLASASEAMSNAPMVSIILPVFNSAKTLETTLQTALDQSYAHTEIIIIDDFSTDATRDLLRKMCSSKIKIYQNKKHYGKSHCLNRAINTANGMYIANLDDSTVWDKRYIAAMVGAFQKLPDADAVYCGQYLQRSQSLKPFAVRFGALNKSLLANKNYIEHGSFIYKKYCFEHLGKYSDLISPYAEWDFILRACEDFTIYSIPSILTKLYSDTIATFGSRETLDVSQTKIVHEKRKTRLRNRLKNKNNNYSPKRKVSIIIPSFESLVDLTECIDTILAFKISDWTEIIVVDNGSGKPVIEYLTKLEKENHITLVANTVNFGFSLAINQGLSASWPGRDILILNNDALLTSGSVEILQTTAHEFPECAVVVPQQVLYGGTKTLDIHVPYVNPEYECDVTPSAHHDNIINVPVFHSGKILELSFAPFFCAYIKREVIDRTQGLDAEHGRHYRSDRIFCDIVRHIFKLKILQTTSAIVYHKLQKSTDVLRTSPAKQSHVDMMLNKNKWEPDLAAQLNFKTPDWDI, encoded by the coding sequence ATGCAGTCAATGTACGGAATATCCATACTTATTTCTCTTCAGGACGATGAGCAGAACCTGGATGCTCTTCTGAATTCTTTTTTTCAAACCAATTCGCATACATCATTCGAAATACTCATAATTGAAAGCGAATCCAGAAAAAGCACTCGGCGTATTTCATCAAAATACGCGACGAAAGGGTTCATCAGACACCTGTCCTTTGCAAAAACAACATCTCTTTATTTATCATATAATTATGCAGCTTCCCAGGCCACGCATCCAAACTTGCTCTTTATGGATAGTGGCATAGTTTACACGTCGGATGTCATACCTTTGGCTCTTTCGACACTTGCTGATTCTAAAATTGGCGCCGTAGGGGTAAACCTTGTCGATGCGCAACCGACTGGAAAAAGCGCGAACATTCTTCATTCCGGAATTCAGTTCGCCTGGGATGAAAAACATGATTCTTTTCAACCCCACTGCATCCGTGAGCAAAAAACGAAAAATATATTTCCAGCCTTGTCAGGTACATTTCTTGTCTGCCGCAATGAAGACTTTCAATCTCTCAATGGATTTAGCACTGCCTTCAACAATGGATTTGGAGATATTGATTTTTGCCTTCGTCTGCACAGAGAATTACATAAACAGTGCTTTTGCATCAACACCATGAGCCTTCAGATTTCCACTTCAAAGTCCATTCTGGAATCATCTGAAAAACATCAGGAACTTTTCAAAAAAACATGGTCGGAGTATATTTCCTCGTTTGTAATGCATACAAGTACGGTCAATCCAGGCCGAGAAAGGCAAATCCAAGGAGAAGACCGGACTTTTGAAAATAACAAATCTCAGTCTCCCGTGTCGGCCTCATTGCCAGGCTCCCCCAACCCGGCACTTACGCAAAAGTCTTTACATACACATGCACCCCAGGGGAAAATCCTGCCGAACATCAAGTCAGAGACCATCCTCAGAGGATGGCTGTGCCTGCCCGATGCGAGCATGAACCCAACCGCAATCGTTCAGATAGATGATCATTTCAGCACAGAAGTCCAAGGCAATATTCCGTGTGCCGATGTAGCACATACCGAATCCGGGTATTTTGGATTTGAACTGATTGTTCCGCTCAAGTTTACCGACGGGAAAACACATCATGTAAAACTGCTTGACAAGCGATCACGAGTTGTCCTTGACGAGGCGCGGCAAACATGGCGCATTTCTCGAGCTTTTAAGGATTTCTCTGGATTTCTCTCGCATTCGGTGACCATGCCGCTTCTTTTGTCCCCTTTTCGCGAAGAAGATAAACGATGCTTCGGTGTTATGGAGAATATCGCCGATGATTTGGCTTCCGCATCCGAAGCCATGAGCAATGCTCCAATGGTTTCCATCATCCTTCCCGTCTTCAACAGTGCCAAGACCTTGGAAACCACTCTTCAAACCGCGCTCGATCAGTCTTATGCTCATACTGAAATCATTATTATAGATGACTTCAGTACTGATGCGACGCGTGATCTTCTTCGAAAAATGTGCAGCTCAAAAATTAAAATATATCAAAACAAGAAGCATTATGGGAAAAGTCATTGCTTAAATCGCGCCATAAATACTGCGAATGGAATGTATATAGCAAACCTTGATGATTCCACTGTTTGGGATAAACGATATATCGCAGCGATGGTTGGCGCTTTTCAAAAATTACCTGACGCGGACGCGGTCTATTGTGGCCAATATCTTCAACGGAGTCAGTCGCTGAAGCCTTTCGCCGTTCGTTTCGGAGCGCTTAACAAGTCACTTCTTGCGAACAAAAATTACATTGAACATGGTTCTTTCATCTACAAAAAATATTGTTTCGAACATCTTGGAAAGTACAGCGACCTCATTTCACCTTATGCTGAGTGGGATTTCATATTGAGAGCTTGCGAAGACTTCACCATCTATTCTATTCCTTCTATTTTAACAAAGCTATATTCAGATACAATTGCAACTTTTGGATCACGAGAAACCTTGGATGTGTCTCAAACTAAAATTGTACACGAAAAACGAAAAACCAGGTTACGAAACAGACTCAAAAACAAGAACAACAACTATAGTCCAAAAAGAAAAGTATCCATCATCATACCAAGCTTTGAGTCGTTGGTTGATCTTACCGAATGCATCGACACCATCTTGGCATTCAAAATCTCTGATTGGACAGAAATCATTGTCGTAGACAATGGATCAGGAAAGCCTGTCATTGAATATCTCACTAAACTTGAAAAAGAAAATCATATCACACTGGTCGCAAACACAGTCAATTTTGGTTTTTCACTTGCGATTAATCAAGGACTTTCCGCTTCCTGGCCAGGAAGAGACATACTTATTTTGAACAATGATGCATTATTGACTTCCGGTTCTGTAGAAATATTGCAGACAACAGCTCATGAATTCCCTGAATGCGCTGTCGTTGTACCGCAACAGGTATTATACGGAGGCACAAAGACACTTGATATACATGTACCGTATGTCAATCCTGAATATGAATGTGATGTTACACCATCCGCGCATCATGACAACATAATAAATGTTCCTGTCTTTCATTCTGGCAAAATTCTGGAACTATCATTTGCTCCTTTTTTCTGTGCCTACATAAAACGAGAGGTGATCGATCGAACACAAGGCCTCGATGCCGAGCATGGTCGACATTATCGTTCGGACCGAATATTCTGCGATATTGTTCGTCATATTTTCAAATTGAAAATTCTTCAGACAACCTCCGCAATCGTCTATCACAAATTGCAAAAATCGACAGACGTTTTGCGCACATCGCCTGCAAAGCAATCACATGTCGACATGATGCTCAATAAAAACAAGTGGGAACCGGACCTTGCCGCCCAACTCAACTTCAAAACCCCGGATTGGGATATATAG